One segment of Corallococcus silvisoli DNA contains the following:
- a CDS encoding fimbrial protein, translated as MLGLLTCLFLGVVTANTIREFSRFGQRTRAAECKANLKAWYRAQRDHYRDTRTYEPVFAKVGFAPERSNRYAYFAGQGPMEVRDEARSGARDEAVSIGVDTFRFTESRAVDFESLPAHVKSRIGVSGRCPDCDIVLVCAGNTDDDETLDVWVVSTGPLDLQDDTGEAAEPGIPLHFVDDTVR; from the coding sequence GTGCTCGGCCTGTTGACGTGCCTGTTTCTGGGGGTGGTGACCGCCAATACGATTCGTGAGTTCAGTCGATTCGGTCAGCGCACCCGCGCGGCGGAGTGCAAGGCGAACCTGAAGGCCTGGTACCGGGCGCAGCGGGACCACTACCGAGACACGCGGACCTACGAGCCTGTGTTCGCGAAGGTGGGCTTCGCGCCCGAGCGGAGCAACCGCTACGCGTACTTCGCGGGACAGGGGCCGATGGAGGTCCGCGATGAAGCACGCAGCGGGGCTCGTGACGAGGCGGTGTCCATCGGCGTGGACACTTTCCGGTTCACGGAATCGCGCGCGGTCGACTTCGAGTCGCTTCCTGCGCACGTGAAGTCCCGGATTGGTGTCTCGGGCAGGTGCCCCGACTGCGACATCGTCTTGGTATGCGCGGGAAATACAGACGACGATGAGACGCTGGATGTCTGGGTCGTTTCCACGGGCCCCCTGGACCTCCAGGATGACACCGGAGAGGCCGCCGAGCCTGGCATCCCACTGCATTTCGTGGACGACACGGTGCGCTGA